AGGCCGGGGCCGGGGCCAACGCCATTGAGAAGTGCTGGCCCCTGATCAAGGCTTTGCGTGATCTTGAGGCCGAGATGAACCGCGAACCCAGGCCCGGACCCTGGGAGGCCATGGAGCACCCCATTCATCTGAACGTGGGCCGCATTCAGGGCGGAGATTGGCCTTCGACGGTGGCGGCCGAGGCTTTTTTCGAGGCCAGGCTGGCCTTTCTGCCGCCGACTGGCTTCAAGGACACGGCCGAGCGGATCAGGCTTTGCGTGGCCCGGGCGGCCGTGGCCGATCCCTGGCACGAGAATCATCCGCCCCAGGTCGAGTTCTTCGGATTCCGGTCAAAAGGCCATGTCGTGTCCGGAACCCCGGAGCCCTTCCGGGTCTTGGCCGACTGCCACCGGAGCCTGGCCGGTTCGGCCCCCGAGATCTACACGGCCACCTGCACCACGGACCTGCGGGCCTTTTTTCTGTCCGGACCGTCCCGGGCCACCTGCT
This is a stretch of genomic DNA from Deltaproteobacteria bacterium. It encodes these proteins:
- a CDS encoding M20/M25/M40 family metallo-hydrolase, producing the protein GALACRVAGFDAQAVLIPEPFGPTMLTAQPGVLWFRVSVRGRATHVLQAGAGANAIEKCWPLIKALRDLEAEMNREPRPGPWEAMEHPIHLNVGRIQGGDWPSTVAAEAFFEARLAFLPPTGFKDTAERIRLCVARAAVADPWHENHPPQVEFFGFRSKGHVVSGTPEPFRVLADCHRSLAGSAPEIYTATCTTDLRAFFLSGPSRATCFGPVAENIHGPDERVRLDSVLYTASVYALFLARWCGLTE